In one window of Azoarcus olearius DNA:
- a CDS encoding DegQ family serine endoprotease, whose amino-acid sequence MQHPLRATTTASALILALAGAFGTDALAQAPAPRGLPAGSIVLPSFDTIIQRVGPAVVNISTEGPVRTGGPSGGLSPDDPFSEFFRRFGPPLGPQFGNPPGQGPVRGQGSGFIVSADGIVLTNAHVVDGASEVTVKLTDKREFKAKVLGVDKPTDVAVLRIDAKNLPTVPLGDPQKAHVGDWVLAIGAPFGFENSVTAGIISAKSRSLPNEGYVPFIQTDVAINPGNSGGPLLNLAGEVVGINSQIYSRSGGYQGLSFAIPIDVAAGVRDQIVAHGKVTRGRIGVAVQDVNQALAESFGLKSAGGALISSVEPGAPGDKAGLKVGDVIIELNGEKIVNSADLPPRVAAVRPGNTVRMKVWRKGESRDLEVKVGEFPDDSQVASSTGKADQGRLGLAVRALSGEERRQAGLPGGLVVTEVAGPAARAGIQRGDLILSINGQPVETVDQLRALVAKAGKHVALLVQRDEARIFVPVELG is encoded by the coding sequence ATGCAACACCCCCTGCGCGCCACTACCACCGCCTCTGCCCTGATCCTCGCCCTCGCCGGCGCCTTCGGCACCGACGCGCTGGCGCAGGCGCCTGCTCCACGCGGATTGCCCGCCGGCAGCATCGTGCTGCCGAGCTTCGACACCATCATCCAGCGCGTCGGCCCCGCGGTCGTCAACATCAGCACCGAAGGCCCGGTGCGCACCGGGGGCCCGTCCGGCGGCCTCAGCCCGGATGATCCGTTCTCCGAATTCTTCCGTCGCTTCGGCCCGCCGCTCGGCCCCCAGTTCGGCAACCCGCCGGGGCAGGGCCCGGTGCGCGGCCAGGGGTCCGGTTTCATCGTCAGCGCCGACGGTATCGTGCTGACCAACGCACACGTGGTCGACGGCGCCAGCGAAGTCACCGTGAAGCTGACCGACAAGCGCGAGTTCAAGGCCAAGGTGCTCGGCGTCGACAAACCGACCGACGTCGCGGTGCTGCGCATCGACGCCAAGAACCTGCCCACGGTGCCGCTGGGCGATCCCCAGAAAGCGCACGTGGGCGACTGGGTGCTCGCGATCGGCGCGCCCTTCGGCTTCGAAAACTCCGTTACGGCCGGCATCATCTCGGCCAAGTCGCGCTCGCTGCCCAATGAAGGCTACGTGCCCTTCATCCAGACCGACGTCGCGATCAACCCCGGCAACTCGGGCGGCCCGCTGCTCAATCTTGCCGGCGAAGTGGTAGGCATCAACTCGCAGATCTACTCGCGCTCGGGTGGCTACCAGGGCCTTTCGTTCGCGATTCCGATCGACGTCGCGGCCGGCGTGCGCGACCAGATCGTGGCCCACGGCAAGGTCACGCGCGGCCGCATCGGCGTCGCCGTGCAGGACGTCAATCAGGCGTTGGCGGAATCCTTCGGCCTCAAGAGCGCCGGCGGTGCGCTGATCAGCTCGGTCGAACCCGGCGCGCCGGGCGACAAGGCCGGGTTGAAGGTCGGCGACGTCATCATCGAACTGAACGGCGAGAAGATCGTCAACTCGGCTGACCTGCCGCCGCGCGTGGCAGCGGTACGCCCCGGCAACACGGTGCGCATGAAGGTCTGGCGCAAGGGCGAAAGCCGCGACCTGGAGGTGAAGGTCGGCGAGTTCCCGGACGACAGCCAGGTGGCAAGCAGCACCGGCAAGGCCGACCAGGGTCGCCTCGGGCTGGCGGTGCGCGCGTTGTCGGGCGAGGAGCGGCGCCAGGCGGGCTTGCCGGGCGGGCTGGTCGTGACCGAGGTGGCAGGGCCCGCGGCCCGCGCCGGCATCCAGCGCGGCGACCTCATCCTGTCGATCAACGGCCAGCCGGTGGAAACGGTGGACCAGCTGCGCGCGCTGGTGGCCAAGGCTGGCAAGCATGTCGCGCTGCTCGTCCAGCGCGATGAAGCACGCATATTCGTACCGGTCGAGCTGGGTTGA
- a CDS encoding VOC family protein: MIRKIHHVAYRCRDAKETVEWYGKYLKMNFILAIAEDEVPSTKEPDPYMHIFLDAGGGNVLAFFELPTRAPMDRDRNTPTWTQHLALEVGSMEEMMETKARLEADGIQVVGPTDHTLFKSIYFFDPSGHRLELACNTATPKMNKMLDEVKWDMLNEWAKTKKAPKHAAWMHDGSYQD; encoded by the coding sequence ATGATCCGCAAGATCCACCACGTCGCCTACCGCTGCCGCGACGCCAAGGAAACCGTCGAGTGGTACGGCAAGTACCTGAAGATGAACTTCATCCTGGCGATCGCCGAGGACGAGGTCCCCTCCACGAAGGAGCCGGACCCCTACATGCACATCTTCCTCGACGCCGGCGGCGGCAACGTGCTCGCCTTCTTCGAGCTGCCGACCCGGGCGCCGATGGACCGCGACCGCAACACCCCGACCTGGACCCAGCACCTCGCGCTCGAAGTCGGGTCGATGGAAGAGATGATGGAGACCAAGGCGCGCCTGGAAGCCGACGGCATCCAGGTGGTGGGGCCGACCGACCACACCCTGTTCAAGTCGATCTACTTCTTCGACCCCTCCGGCCACCGCCTGGAGCTGGCCTGCAACACCGCCACGCCGAAGATGAACAAGATGCTCGACGAGGTGAAGTGGGACATGCTCAACGAGTGGGCAAAGACCAAGAAGGCGCCCAAGCACGCCGCGTGGATGCACGACGGCAGCTATCAGGACTGA
- a CDS encoding DUF2783 domain-containing protein — translation MALNTQPNFAEPGKRYFRAFSPGDDFYEMLIDTHRDLTDEQSAMLNARLILLLANQVGDLSVLREAMQIAREGV, via the coding sequence ATGGCCTTGAACACCCAGCCCAATTTCGCCGAACCCGGCAAGCGTTACTTCCGCGCCTTCAGCCCCGGCGACGACTTCTACGAAATGCTGATCGACACCCATCGCGACCTCACCGACGAGCAGAGCGCGATGCTCAATGCCCGCCTGATCCTGCTGCTCGCCAACCAAGTAGGCGACCTTTCGGTGCTGCGCGAAGCGATGCAGATCGCCCGCGAAGGCGTCTGA
- the maiA gene encoding maleylacetoacetate isomerase: MKLYTYFRSSAAYRVRIALNLKGLDYHPMPVHLARDGGEHRGEDYLAVNPAALVPALAEDGRVLTQSMAIIEYLDETHPAPPLLPGAPTDRARIRAIAQAIACDIHPINNLRVLQYLGREFGVDEAGRNAWYRHWVETGLAVVEKMLAGDARTGAFCHGDTPTLADCCLVPQVFNARRFNCRLEHMPTVLRIAERCEAVEAFRRAAPANQPDAE, translated from the coding sequence ATGAAGCTCTACACCTATTTCCGCAGCTCTGCCGCCTACCGCGTGCGGATCGCGCTCAATCTGAAGGGGCTGGACTATCACCCGATGCCGGTGCATCTGGCGCGCGATGGCGGAGAACACCGCGGGGAGGACTATCTGGCGGTGAATCCGGCCGCGCTGGTGCCGGCCTTGGCCGAGGATGGCCGCGTGCTGACGCAGTCGATGGCGATCATCGAGTACCTCGACGAAACCCATCCCGCGCCGCCGCTGCTGCCGGGCGCGCCCACGGACCGCGCGCGCATCCGCGCAATTGCGCAGGCGATCGCCTGCGACATCCACCCGATCAACAACCTGCGCGTGCTGCAATACCTCGGGCGCGAATTCGGCGTCGATGAAGCCGGCCGCAACGCCTGGTACCGCCACTGGGTGGAAACCGGGCTGGCGGTCGTCGAAAAAATGCTGGCGGGCGATGCCCGCACCGGCGCGTTCTGCCACGGCGACACGCCGACGCTGGCGGACTGCTGCCTGGTGCCGCAGGTATTCAATGCCCGCCGCTTCAACTGCCGGCTGGAGCACATGCCCACGGTGCTGCGCATTGCCGAGCGCTGCGAGGCGGTGGAAGCCTTCCGCCGCGCCGCACCGGCCAACCAGCCCGACGCCGAGTAG
- a CDS encoding FAD-dependent oxidoreductase, translating into MLSTYQYPKFAYRQPPEIAENRDGHYPVVVVGAGPVGLAAAIDLAIQGKPVLLLDNDDTVSIGSRGVCYAKRALEVLDRLGCGEEMVQKGVSWNVGRTFFREEEVFNFNLCPQPDHHRPGMINLQQYYLEDYLVQRARQLPNLEMRFKNNVIAVAQDGDKATLRVETPDGAYTLTTDWLVVADGARSPIRHMMGLDIEGKIFMDRFLIADVVMKAEYPTERWFWFDPPFHPNQSVLLHRQADNVWRIDFQLGWQADPEEEKKPENVIPRIKAMLGDDREFELEWVSVYTFQCRRMNSFNHGRVLFVGDAAHQVSPFGARGANSGIQDTDNLVWKLKLVMDGKAPPTLLDTYTEERGFAADENIMNSTRSTDFITPKSTVSKTFRNAVLGLAEHHAFARALVNSGRLSVPSFLTGSRLNTADADMFAGDMVPGAPMDDAPIETAGGARWLLQALGNRFQLLYYTPDAGTLDAATVQALTGLADGAIPVEAVVVAERGSAPAGLKTVIDSKGRIRERYDLTLGSAYLARPDQHVAARWRSLDAARVRSAVARATCNA; encoded by the coding sequence GACGGCCACTACCCGGTGGTCGTCGTCGGCGCCGGCCCGGTGGGGCTGGCCGCCGCCATCGATCTCGCCATCCAGGGCAAGCCGGTGCTGCTGCTGGACAACGACGACACCGTGTCGATCGGTTCGCGCGGCGTGTGCTACGCCAAGCGCGCGCTGGAAGTGCTGGACCGCCTCGGCTGCGGCGAGGAGATGGTGCAGAAGGGCGTGTCGTGGAACGTCGGCCGCACCTTCTTCCGCGAGGAAGAAGTGTTCAACTTCAACCTCTGCCCGCAGCCGGACCACCACCGCCCGGGCATGATCAACCTGCAGCAGTACTACCTGGAAGACTACCTGGTTCAGCGCGCGCGCCAGCTGCCCAACCTGGAGATGCGCTTCAAGAACAACGTGATCGCGGTCGCCCAGGACGGCGACAAGGCCACGCTGCGGGTGGAAACCCCGGACGGCGCCTACACCCTCACCACCGACTGGCTGGTGGTGGCCGATGGCGCGCGCAGCCCGATCCGCCACATGATGGGGCTGGACATCGAAGGCAAGATCTTCATGGACCGCTTCCTGATCGCCGACGTGGTGATGAAGGCGGAATACCCCACGGAGCGCTGGTTCTGGTTCGATCCGCCCTTCCATCCCAACCAGTCGGTGCTGCTGCACCGCCAGGCCGACAACGTCTGGCGCATCGACTTCCAGCTCGGCTGGCAGGCCGATCCGGAAGAGGAGAAGAAGCCGGAGAACGTCATCCCGCGCATCAAGGCGATGCTCGGCGACGACCGTGAATTCGAGCTGGAATGGGTCAGCGTCTATACTTTCCAGTGCCGCCGCATGAACAGCTTCAACCACGGCCGGGTGCTGTTCGTCGGCGACGCCGCGCACCAGGTTTCGCCCTTCGGTGCGCGCGGCGCCAACTCCGGCATCCAGGACACCGACAACCTGGTGTGGAAGCTCAAGCTGGTGATGGACGGCAAGGCGCCGCCCACGCTGCTCGACACCTACACCGAGGAACGCGGTTTCGCGGCGGACGAGAACATCATGAACTCGACCCGCTCGACCGACTTCATCACGCCCAAGAGCACGGTCAGCAAGACCTTCCGCAACGCGGTGCTGGGCCTGGCGGAACACCACGCCTTCGCCCGTGCGCTGGTCAATTCGGGGCGGCTTTCGGTGCCGAGCTTCCTCACCGGATCGCGCCTCAACACCGCCGACGCCGACATGTTCGCCGGCGACATGGTGCCGGGCGCGCCGATGGACGATGCGCCGATCGAAACGGCGGGCGGCGCGCGCTGGCTGCTGCAGGCGCTGGGCAACCGCTTCCAGCTGCTCTACTACACCCCCGATGCCGGCACGCTCGACGCCGCCACCGTGCAGGCGCTCACCGGCCTGGCCGACGGCGCGATCCCGGTGGAAGCTGTCGTCGTCGCCGAACGCGGCAGCGCGCCCGCCGGCCTGAAGACGGTGATCGACAGCAAGGGCCGCATCCGCGAGCGCTACGACCTCACCCTTGGCAGCGCCTATCTCGCCCGTCCGGACCAGCATGTCGCCGCCCGCTGGCGCAGCCTCGACGCCGCCCGCGTGCGCTCCGCCGTCGCCCGCGCCACCTGCAACGCCTGA
- a CDS encoding fumarylacetoacetate hydrolase family protein yields the protein MKLATLKHGGRDGTLVVVSRDLTRCQTVAGIARTLQAALDDWDTVAPELELVYDMLNAGHARHAIPFDPAHCHSPLPRAYQWADGSAYINHVELVRKARNAEVPASFYTDPLMYQGGSDSFIGPRDKIVADDSWGIDFEAEVAVVTGDVAMGATPAEAAASIRLLMLVNDVSLRNLIPKELEKGFGFFQSKPASAFSPVAVTPDELGVAWEGAKLHLPLRVELNGAAFGCPNAGQDMTFDFGQLVAHVAKTRELEAGSIIGSGTVSNKQGGLWGSTVANGGVGYCCLAELRMYETIEQGKPVTPFMKAGDRVRIEMLDEAGNNVFGTIDNTVVPLGG from the coding sequence ATGAAACTCGCCACCCTCAAGCACGGCGGCCGCGACGGCACCCTGGTCGTGGTCAGCCGCGACCTGACGCGCTGCCAGACCGTCGCCGGCATCGCCCGCACGCTGCAGGCCGCGCTCGACGACTGGGACACCGTGGCGCCCGAGCTGGAGCTGGTGTACGACATGCTCAACGCCGGCCACGCCCGCCATGCCATCCCGTTCGATCCGGCGCACTGCCATTCGCCGCTGCCGCGCGCCTACCAGTGGGCCGACGGCTCCGCCTACATCAACCACGTCGAGCTGGTGCGCAAGGCGCGCAACGCCGAGGTGCCGGCCTCGTTCTACACCGATCCGCTGATGTACCAGGGCGGCTCGGACAGCTTCATCGGCCCGCGCGACAAGATCGTCGCCGACGACAGCTGGGGCATCGACTTCGAGGCTGAGGTGGCGGTGGTGACCGGCGACGTGGCGATGGGCGCGACGCCCGCCGAGGCCGCAGCGTCGATCCGGCTGCTGATGCTGGTGAACGACGTCAGCCTGCGCAACCTGATTCCCAAGGAGCTGGAAAAGGGCTTCGGCTTCTTCCAGAGCAAACCCGCCTCGGCCTTCAGCCCGGTGGCGGTGACGCCGGACGAACTCGGCGTCGCCTGGGAGGGCGCCAAACTGCATCTGCCGCTGCGGGTGGAACTCAACGGCGCCGCCTTCGGCTGCCCCAATGCCGGCCAGGACATGACCTTCGACTTCGGCCAACTGGTGGCGCATGTCGCCAAGACACGCGAACTCGAAGCCGGCTCCATCATCGGTTCCGGCACGGTCTCGAACAAGCAGGGCGGCCTGTGGGGCTCGACCGTGGCCAACGGCGGCGTCGGCTACTGCTGCCTCGCCGAGCTGCGCATGTACGAGACCATCGAGCAGGGCAAGCCCGTCACGCCGTTCATGAAGGCCGGCGACCGGGTGCGGATCGAGATGCTGGACGAGGCCGGCAACAACGTGTTCGGCACCATCGACAACACGGTCGTACCGCTGGGCGGCTGA
- a CDS encoding TRAP transporter substrate-binding protein, with protein MHKKIAATLLAASALFGAGAAQAEEIILKVAHFWPTTALSHQKVLLPWCDKIAKESANRLKCQIYPAMQLGGTPPQLIQQAADGVADIVWTLPGYSAGRFPSVEVFELPFMSKKAETTSRALWDYAEKYGQKDFALVKPLAFHVHDNGYVHGKKPISTMADFQGLKMRAPTRLTNKMLAAFGAAPVAMPLPAVTEAMSKGVIDGYVLPWEVIPTVKLHELTRYHSETPASEPALYTAVFTIAMNKAKYASLPDDLKKVIDANSGAEFSAMIGRVWDESAPAARQQAVANGNQFGMISSAELAGWRKVGDRLAAEWVEEMKGKGYPAQEMLDSARGLIDKYSR; from the coding sequence ATGCACAAGAAAATCGCCGCCACGCTGCTGGCCGCGTCCGCGCTGTTCGGCGCGGGCGCCGCGCAGGCCGAGGAGATCATCCTCAAGGTCGCGCACTTCTGGCCCACCACCGCGCTGTCGCACCAGAAGGTGTTGCTGCCCTGGTGCGACAAGATCGCCAAGGAGTCGGCCAACCGCCTGAAGTGCCAGATCTACCCGGCAATGCAGCTCGGCGGCACGCCGCCGCAACTGATCCAGCAGGCGGCGGATGGCGTCGCCGACATCGTGTGGACCCTGCCCGGCTACAGCGCCGGCCGCTTCCCCTCGGTGGAGGTGTTCGAGCTGCCCTTCATGTCCAAGAAGGCCGAAACCACCAGCCGCGCGCTGTGGGATTACGCCGAGAAGTACGGCCAGAAGGACTTCGCGCTGGTGAAGCCGCTGGCCTTCCATGTGCACGACAACGGCTATGTGCACGGCAAGAAGCCGATCAGCACGATGGCCGACTTCCAGGGCCTGAAGATGCGCGCGCCGACGCGGCTGACCAACAAGATGCTGGCGGCGTTCGGCGCGGCCCCGGTGGCGATGCCGCTGCCGGCGGTGACCGAGGCGATGTCCAAGGGCGTGATCGACGGTTACGTGCTGCCGTGGGAGGTGATACCGACCGTGAAGCTGCACGAACTCACCCGGTACCACTCCGAAACCCCGGCCAGCGAACCCGCGCTCTACACCGCGGTGTTCACGATCGCGATGAACAAGGCCAAGTACGCCAGCCTGCCGGACGACCTGAAGAAGGTCATCGACGCCAACTCGGGCGCGGAGTTTTCCGCGATGATCGGCCGCGTGTGGGACGAATCGGCTCCCGCCGCGCGCCAGCAGGCGGTGGCCAACGGCAACCAGTTCGGGATGATCTCCAGCGCCGAGCTGGCGGGCTGGCGCAAGGTGGGCGACCGGCTTGCGGCCGAATGGGTGGAGGAGATGAAGGGCAAGGGTTATCCGGCGCAGGAGATGCTGGATAGCGCACGCGGGCTGATCGACAAGTACAGCCGCTGA